A genomic window from Streptomyces sp. NBC_00234 includes:
- a CDS encoding GNAT family N-acetyltransferase: protein MAAAASGSGPGVPDVLVGPVDLAERVDEALAVQALAFGLSPEEIEVRRHIVLRHLDHPQARALGATTPAGRLVGFVYGMPNDRSQWWSTVVEPYLRATGSDGWLDESFVITELHVHPDFQQRGIGRTLITTVTDAVGLPRSILSAIDTESPARGLYRALGYRDLARQVHFPSAPKPYAVMGAPLPLRRAEAIDFRPPLPPG, encoded by the coding sequence ATGGCAGCAGCAGCTTCCGGGAGCGGCCCCGGGGTTCCCGACGTCCTGGTCGGCCCCGTCGACCTGGCCGAGCGCGTCGACGAGGCACTGGCGGTGCAGGCCCTCGCCTTCGGCCTGAGCCCGGAGGAGATCGAGGTGCGCCGGCATATCGTGCTGCGCCACCTCGACCATCCGCAGGCCCGGGCCCTCGGAGCCACCACCCCCGCCGGCCGGCTCGTGGGATTCGTGTACGGCATGCCCAACGACCGGTCCCAGTGGTGGTCCACCGTCGTCGAGCCCTATCTGCGCGCCACCGGCTCCGACGGCTGGCTCGACGAGTCGTTCGTGATCACGGAGCTCCACGTCCATCCGGACTTCCAGCAGCGCGGCATCGGCCGCACCCTGATCACCACCGTCACGGACGCCGTCGGCCTGCCGCGTTCCATCCTCTCGGCGATCGACACGGAGAGCCCGGCACGCGGTCTGTACCGCGCCCTCGGCTACCGGGACCTGGCCCGCCAGGTGCACTTCCCCAGTGCTCCCAAGCCGTACGCGGTGATGGGCGCGCCCCTCCCGCTGCGCCGTGCGGAAGCAATCGATTTCCGCCCGCCCCTGCCGCCCGGCTAA
- a CDS encoding GNAT family N-acetyltransferase: MLTQTTTRVLEPSDLGAALAILESEPVANAFVTSRVQVAGLDPWRLGGEMWGWYADGRLRSLCYSGANLVPICATPEAVRAFADRARRAGRRCSSIVGPAEATAQLWRLLEPGWGPAREVRANQPLMVTEHPSADVEPDPLVRRVRKDEMDVLMPACVAMFTEEVGISPMAGDGGLLYQARVAELIGTGRSFARIEDGKVLFKAEIGAATSLACQIQGVWVAPEHRGRGLSETGMAAVLRYALADVAPIVSLYVNDYNTPARKAYARVGFRETGAFMSVLF; encoded by the coding sequence GTGTTGACGCAGACCACCACCCGGGTCCTCGAACCCAGCGACCTCGGCGCCGCGCTCGCCATCCTGGAGAGCGAGCCCGTGGCCAACGCCTTTGTCACGTCCCGCGTACAGGTCGCGGGGCTCGACCCCTGGCGCCTCGGCGGCGAGATGTGGGGCTGGTACGCCGACGGGCGCCTGCGCTCCCTGTGTTACTCCGGGGCCAACCTCGTCCCGATCTGCGCCACCCCCGAGGCCGTCAGGGCCTTCGCCGACCGGGCCCGCCGGGCCGGCCGCCGCTGCTCCTCGATCGTCGGCCCCGCCGAGGCCACCGCCCAGCTGTGGCGCCTGCTCGAACCCGGCTGGGGACCCGCCCGCGAGGTCCGCGCCAACCAGCCGCTCATGGTCACCGAACACCCCTCCGCCGACGTCGAACCCGACCCCCTCGTGCGCCGCGTCCGCAAGGACGAGATGGACGTCCTCATGCCCGCCTGCGTGGCGATGTTCACCGAAGAGGTGGGCATCTCGCCGATGGCCGGCGACGGCGGACTCCTCTACCAGGCACGCGTCGCCGAGCTGATCGGCACCGGCCGCTCCTTCGCCCGCATCGAGGACGGCAAGGTCCTCTTCAAGGCGGAGATCGGTGCGGCGACGTCCCTCGCCTGCCAGATCCAGGGCGTCTGGGTCGCTCCCGAGCACCGTGGCCGCGGCCTCTCCGAGACCGGCATGGCAGCGGTCCTGCGGTACGCGCTGGCCGATGTGGCGCCGATCGTCAGCCTCTACGTGAACGACTACAACACCCCCGCACGCAAGGCGTACGCCCGCGTGGGCTTCCGCGAGACCGGCGCCTTCATGAGCGTCCTCTTCTGA
- a CDS encoding aminoglycoside phosphotransferase family protein, with the protein MGFEPPQRLVRALGEMYGDAAAADWLGRLPALTEEALAGDAQELSVERVVAPGGRSSLVLLVRRSDGTPGVLKIAPSEAAPGCERAALAHWNGWGAVQLLEPAAGALPGDALLLERLHHEVSLRSLPEAKALLEAAGTVRRLWVDPPAGHSFESVAERTERQAGPMRAVAEADPTLAPLVTDALAARAELVAHSPEVLLLHGNFRQSKVLSGERSPWLTVGPEPLVGERAYDLARLVRDRVEDLIASPGGAATARRRVKKLADSLDVDRERLHGWTLFRAVESGTRALTAGRRQDGELALEFAGWL; encoded by the coding sequence ATGGGTTTCGAACCGCCGCAGCGTCTGGTCCGAGCGCTCGGCGAGATGTACGGGGACGCCGCCGCGGCCGACTGGCTCGGGCGGCTTCCCGCACTGACCGAAGAGGCGCTCGCGGGGGACGCGCAGGAACTCTCCGTCGAGCGGGTGGTCGCCCCCGGCGGACGCAGCAGCCTCGTCCTCCTGGTCCGGAGGTCCGACGGGACCCCGGGCGTGCTGAAGATCGCCCCGTCCGAGGCCGCGCCCGGCTGCGAGCGGGCGGCGTTGGCGCACTGGAACGGCTGGGGCGCCGTACAGCTCCTCGAACCCGCGGCCGGAGCGCTGCCGGGCGACGCCCTGCTCCTGGAGCGGCTGCACCACGAGGTGTCGCTGCGCTCGCTCCCGGAGGCGAAGGCCCTGCTGGAGGCGGCCGGCACGGTGCGCCGGCTGTGGGTCGACCCGCCGGCCGGGCACTCCTTCGAATCGGTGGCCGAGCGGACGGAACGTCAGGCGGGGCCGATGCGGGCGGTCGCGGAGGCCGATCCGACGCTGGCGCCGCTCGTGACGGACGCGCTGGCGGCCCGTGCGGAACTGGTCGCGCACTCCCCCGAAGTCCTGCTGCTGCACGGCAACTTCCGCCAGAGCAAGGTGCTCTCGGGTGAGCGCTCCCCCTGGCTGACGGTCGGCCCCGAGCCGCTGGTCGGCGAGCGGGCCTACGACCTGGCACGGCTGGTGCGCGACCGGGTCGAGGATCTGATCGCCTCTCCCGGCGGGGCCGCGACGGCCCGGCGACGGGTCAAGAAGCTCGCCGACTCCCTGGACGTGGACCGGGAGAGGCTGCACGGCTGGACGCTGTTCCGGGCCGTGGAGTCGGGCACCCGGGCACTGACCGCGGGACGCCGACAGGACGGCGAACTGGCCCTGGAGTTCGCGGGCTGGCTGTAG
- a CDS encoding proline--tRNA ligase has product MAQVQRMSRLMIKTLRDDPADAETLNHKLLVRAGYVRRTAAGIWTWLPLGKKVLENVTRVVREEMDAIGGQEVLLPALLPKESYDASGRYEEYGDLLFRLKDRKGSEYLLGPTHEEIFTQIVKDQITSYKDLPVVLYQIQTKYRDEARPRAGVLRGREFQMKDSYSFDTTDEGLIEAYQLHRAAYIRIFERLGLDHRIVSAVSGAMGGSASEEFLAPAPAGEDTFADCPNCDYAANTEAVTFEAAPVDGSAHGPVEELDTPDTPTIETLAAFLGIQASETLKNLLVKVDGEIVAVGVPGDREVDLGKLGEHLAPAVVELVTAEDFEGRPDLVRGYVGPQGLDKVRFIADPRIASGTAWVTGANKPGTHARNVVVGRDFEVDDYLDVVVVEAGDPCPKCGAGLKLDRAIEIGHIFQLGRKFADAFQLDVLGQNGKPVRVTMGSYGIGVSRAVAALVEQTADEQGLCWPREIAPADVHVVAAGKALQTELALDVSEKLNAAGLRVIVDDRAGVSPGVKFTDAELIGVPKILVAGRRSAEGVLELKDRRTGEREELTVDEAIARLTDRG; this is encoded by the coding sequence ATGGCCCAGGTCCAGCGCATGTCCCGATTGATGATCAAGACACTGCGCGACGACCCGGCAGACGCCGAGACGCTCAACCACAAGCTGCTCGTCCGGGCCGGATACGTACGTCGCACGGCTGCCGGCATCTGGACCTGGCTGCCGCTCGGCAAGAAGGTCCTGGAGAACGTCACGCGTGTCGTCCGCGAGGAGATGGACGCCATCGGCGGCCAGGAGGTCCTGCTCCCCGCGCTGCTCCCCAAGGAGTCCTACGACGCGAGCGGTCGCTACGAGGAGTACGGCGACCTGCTGTTCCGCCTCAAGGACCGCAAGGGCTCCGAGTACCTCCTCGGCCCCACGCACGAAGAGATCTTCACCCAGATCGTCAAGGACCAGATCACGTCCTACAAGGACCTGCCCGTGGTCCTGTACCAGATCCAGACCAAGTACCGCGACGAGGCCCGCCCGCGCGCCGGTGTGCTCCGCGGGCGCGAGTTCCAGATGAAGGACTCGTACTCGTTCGACACCACCGACGAGGGCCTCATCGAGGCGTACCAGCTCCACCGGGCCGCCTACATCCGGATCTTCGAGCGCCTCGGCCTCGACCACCGCATCGTCTCCGCGGTCTCCGGCGCCATGGGCGGCTCCGCGTCCGAGGAGTTCCTCGCCCCGGCCCCGGCCGGCGAGGACACCTTCGCCGACTGCCCCAACTGCGACTACGCCGCCAACACGGAGGCCGTGACCTTCGAGGCCGCCCCCGTCGACGGCTCGGCGCACGGTCCCGTCGAGGAGCTCGACACCCCGGACACCCCCACCATCGAGACGCTCGCCGCCTTCCTCGGCATCCAGGCGTCCGAGACGCTCAAGAACCTCCTGGTCAAGGTCGACGGCGAGATCGTCGCCGTGGGCGTCCCCGGCGACCGCGAGGTCGACCTCGGCAAGCTCGGCGAGCACCTGGCGCCGGCCGTGGTCGAGCTGGTCACCGCCGAGGACTTCGAGGGCCGTCCCGACCTCGTGCGCGGCTACGTCGGCCCGCAGGGCCTGGACAAGGTCCGTTTCATCGCCGACCCCCGTATCGCCTCCGGCACCGCCTGGGTCACCGGCGCCAACAAGCCCGGCACCCACGCGCGCAACGTCGTCGTGGGCCGTGACTTCGAGGTCGACGACTACCTCGACGTCGTGGTCGTCGAGGCGGGCGACCCGTGCCCCAAGTGCGGCGCCGGCCTCAAGCTGGACCGTGCCATCGAGATCGGCCACATCTTCCAGCTGGGCCGCAAGTTCGCCGACGCCTTCCAGCTCGACGTGCTCGGCCAGAACGGCAAGCCGGTCCGGGTCACGATGGGTTCGTACGGCATCGGCGTGTCCCGCGCCGTGGCCGCGCTCGTCGAGCAGACCGCCGACGAGCAGGGTCTGTGCTGGCCCCGCGAGATCGCCCCGGCCGACGTCCACGTCGTCGCCGCGGGCAAGGCGCTCCAGACGGAGCTGGCCCTCGACGTCTCCGAGAAGCTGAACGCGGCGGGCCTCCGGGTCATCGTCGACGACCGCGCGGGCGTCTCGCCCGGCGTGAAGTTCACCGACGCCGAGCTGATCGGTGTGCCGAAGATCCTGGTGGCCGGCCGCCGCTCGGCCGAGGGCGTCCTGGAACTCAAGGACCGCCGCACGGGCGAGCGCGAGGAGCTCACGGTGGACGAGGCGATCGCCCGCCTCACCGACCGGGGCTGA